The following coding sequences are from one Mustela lutreola isolate mMusLut2 chromosome 5, mMusLut2.pri, whole genome shotgun sequence window:
- the LOC131831099 gene encoding large proline-rich protein BAG6-like: protein MLSGFGARLLELCNQGLFECLALNLHCLGGQQMELAAVISGRIRPMSRGVNPSLVSWLTTMMGLRLQVVLEHMPVGPDAILRYVHRVGDPPQPLPEEPMEVQGSERTSPELPLI, encoded by the coding sequence tggatttGGGGCCCGTTTGCTGGAGCTGTGTAACCAGGGCCTGTTTGAATGCCTGGCCCTCAACCTGCACTGCTTGGGGGGACAGCAGATGGAACTGGCTGCAGTCATCAGTGGCCGAATTCGTCCCATGTCTCGTGGGGTGAACCCATCCTTGGTGAGCTGGCTGACCACTATGATGGGACTAAGGCTTCAGGTGGTTCTGGAGCACATGCCCGTGGGCCCTGATGCCATCCTCAGATACGTTCACAGGGTCGGTGAtcccccccagccccttcctgaGGAGCCAATGGAAGTTCAGGGATCAGAAAGAACTTCCCCTGAACTTcccctcatttaa